The Streptomyces sp. CC0208 genome window below encodes:
- a CDS encoding SpoIIE family protein phosphatase: MIEGSVSANGMASSSYPLSAAGVSDAPERDDALVRAVVHAVEVTGAHTGSVFLLSGDHRSLVVAASCGTPPSLLSGWRRIPVNSRMPVAEACRSGRMVHLAGAEETMRRFPQLSIALPYPFGSASVPVRAGGRTFGAIAVVWTPRRDGTGLSRAQRGQLRSAADRLGTALAGLRARGTLGEYDERTAPVLVPLPSAPAIRVGLFDWNLDTGALTADDELCAIFGIAPRAFDGRAATLTACIEPADLPGFGSAARAAVEEGHLLAHHLRILDGRGGHRVVELWGRVPESPDDPEASCHLVGAVLDTGSGMAAVAAIERLADGFFALSPDGRLAYANHSLEDLLRVRQDELLGRRPWDILPWLADPVYEDRYRAAAVSQQPVSFLVRRPPDEWLVFSLHPGAQGMTGWASRVRQPVPAGTGPGAPVTEEGPPFSSAPSPAAPRVGSLYRVLTLGSALTEAATAVEVFDAVADQLLPAFGGQKLAIAVVEEQRLHLLAQRGYSKRFLARFEGTPLHARLPVTDALTSGVPLFIESREQLRESYPELMVGPTNSWAFLPLIASNRPVGACILGFDDVHRFHDEERGVLTALGGLIGQALERARLYDAEFALARGLQNALLPRRLPTLPGLRVTGRYLPGTKGMDIGGDWYDVIPTGDEVALIVGDVEGHNVPAAAAMGQLRSAMRAFVAAGHRPSDVAAGTNRLHMDLDPVLLASCCYAQLHPRSGIVRIVRAGHLPPLLRLPDGHTKILDVPGGPLLGIDATARFPESELRLAPGSVLVLYTDGLIERRDSDIGSDVERLRGSLARLGGGGLDDLADGLLRDACHASPDRADDIALLLTEYAPPR, from the coding sequence ATGATCGAGGGCAGTGTGTCGGCCAACGGTATGGCATCGAGCTCATACCCGCTCAGCGCCGCGGGTGTCAGCGATGCGCCCGAGCGCGACGACGCATTGGTGAGGGCCGTGGTCCATGCCGTGGAGGTCACCGGAGCGCACACCGGAAGCGTGTTCCTGCTCTCCGGCGACCATCGCTCGCTCGTCGTGGCCGCGTCCTGCGGGACACCGCCCTCACTGCTCAGCGGGTGGCGTCGGATCCCGGTCAACAGCCGTATGCCCGTGGCGGAGGCGTGCCGCTCCGGGCGCATGGTCCACCTGGCCGGCGCGGAGGAGACGATGCGGCGCTTCCCCCAGCTCTCGATCGCCCTGCCCTACCCGTTCGGCTCTGCATCGGTCCCCGTACGGGCGGGCGGGCGGACCTTCGGCGCCATCGCCGTGGTGTGGACGCCCAGGCGGGACGGGACCGGACTGTCGAGGGCACAGCGCGGGCAGTTGCGCTCCGCCGCCGACCGGCTGGGCACCGCCCTCGCCGGACTGCGGGCCCGCGGCACGCTCGGTGAGTACGACGAGCGGACGGCTCCCGTGCTGGTCCCGCTGCCGTCCGCTCCGGCGATCCGGGTGGGCCTGTTCGACTGGAACCTCGACACCGGCGCCCTCACTGCCGACGACGAGCTGTGCGCGATCTTCGGGATTGCGCCCCGCGCGTTCGACGGTCGGGCGGCCACACTGACGGCCTGCATCGAGCCGGCGGATCTGCCCGGCTTTGGATCCGCCGCCCGCGCCGCGGTCGAGGAAGGACACCTACTGGCGCACCACCTACGCATCCTGGACGGCCGTGGTGGACACCGTGTCGTCGAACTGTGGGGCCGGGTACCGGAAAGCCCCGACGACCCGGAGGCCTCGTGCCACCTGGTCGGCGCCGTGCTGGACACCGGGAGCGGCATGGCCGCCGTGGCGGCGATCGAGCGGCTCGCGGACGGTTTCTTCGCGCTCTCTCCCGACGGGCGCCTCGCCTACGCCAACCACAGCCTGGAGGATCTGCTGCGGGTCCGCCAGGACGAACTGCTCGGCCGGCGCCCCTGGGACATCCTGCCCTGGCTGGCCGATCCCGTGTACGAGGACCGCTACCGGGCCGCCGCCGTCTCCCAGCAACCGGTCTCCTTCCTGGTGCGCCGCCCGCCGGACGAGTGGCTGGTCTTCTCCCTCCACCCGGGCGCTCAGGGCATGACGGGATGGGCCTCACGAGTACGGCAGCCCGTACCGGCCGGCACCGGACCCGGGGCACCGGTCACCGAGGAGGGGCCGCCCTTCTCCTCGGCGCCTTCCCCCGCGGCCCCCCGCGTGGGTTCCCTCTACCGGGTACTCACGCTGGGCAGCGCCCTCACCGAGGCGGCCACCGCGGTCGAGGTGTTCGATGCCGTCGCCGACCAGTTGCTGCCGGCCTTCGGCGGCCAGAAGCTGGCGATCGCCGTGGTGGAGGAACAGCGCCTGCACCTGCTCGCTCAGCGCGGCTACTCGAAACGCTTTCTCGCCCGGTTCGAAGGCACCCCGCTGCACGCCCGGCTGCCCGTGACGGACGCGCTGACCTCCGGGGTCCCGCTGTTCATCGAGTCCCGGGAGCAGCTCCGCGAGAGCTACCCCGAGCTCATGGTGGGTCCGACCAACTCCTGGGCGTTCCTGCCGCTGATCGCCTCGAACCGCCCGGTCGGCGCCTGCATTCTCGGCTTCGACGACGTCCACCGCTTCCACGACGAGGAGCGCGGAGTCCTCACCGCGCTGGGCGGCCTGATCGGCCAGGCTCTGGAACGCGCCAGACTCTACGACGCCGAATTCGCCCTCGCCCGCGGCCTGCAGAACGCGCTGCTGCCGCGCCGGCTGCCCACTCTGCCAGGGCTGCGCGTCACGGGGCGTTATCTACCGGGCACCAAGGGTATGGACATCGGCGGCGACTGGTACGACGTCATCCCCACCGGCGACGAAGTCGCACTGATCGTCGGGGACGTCGAGGGGCACAACGTCCCCGCCGCGGCCGCCATGGGCCAACTACGCAGCGCCATGCGGGCATTCGTCGCCGCCGGCCACCGCCCGAGCGACGTCGCCGCCGGCACCAACCGGCTCCACATGGACCTCGACCCGGTGCTCCTCGCCAGCTGCTGCTACGCCCAACTGCATCCCCGCTCGGGGATCGTGCGCATCGTCCGCGCGGGCCATCTCCCGCCCCTGCTGCGCCTGCCCGACGGGCACACCAAGATCCTGGATGTGCCCGGCGGCCCACTGCTCGGCATCGACGCGACGGCTCGCTTTCCGGAGTCGGAGCTGCGTCTGGCTCCCGGGTCGGTCCTGGTCCTCTACACGGACGGGTTGATCGAGAGGCGCGACTCGGACATCGGCTCCGACGTCGAGCGGCTTCGGGGGTCGCTGGCCCGGCTCGGCGGGGGCGGCCTGGACGATCTGGCCGACGGGCTGCTGCGGGATGCCTGCCACGCTTCCCCCGACAGGGCGGACGACATCGCGCTCCTGCTCACCGAGTACGCCCCGCCGCGTTGA
- a CDS encoding S1 family peptidase: MSRARRTDIRRPRLIAAVVSLLVVTALSVSDTAAAAAPPASSAPSTTSVSGAASVVASLGIAGTTWTVDGRTGKLRISADSTVADPDLSRIRQATGRFPGAATVERLDGRLRTLVSGGDGIHASAWRCSAGVNVRGGSTYYFVTAGHCTEAMPTWYTSSALTTEIGPTTGTSFPGDDFGVVRYANPAVPHPGTIGTVDVTGTATAYVGQSVCRRGATTGVRCGTVTALNATVNYGDGSTVSGLIRTNICAEPGDSGGPLYAGDKVLGILSGGSGNCATGGTTYYQPIQEALNAYGLSVY, encoded by the coding sequence GTGAGCAGAGCACGCCGTACCGACATCAGACGTCCACGGCTGATCGCCGCGGTGGTGAGCCTGCTGGTGGTGACCGCTCTTTCCGTGTCCGACACCGCCGCGGCCGCGGCGCCCCCGGCCAGCTCCGCGCCCTCCACCACCTCGGTGTCCGGCGCGGCCTCGGTCGTGGCGTCCCTGGGAATCGCGGGGACGACCTGGACCGTCGACGGGCGCACCGGAAAGCTGCGGATCTCCGCGGACTCCACAGTCGCGGACCCGGACCTGTCCAGAATCCGGCAGGCCACCGGGCGCTTCCCGGGCGCCGCGACCGTCGAACGGCTCGACGGCCGGCTGCGCACTCTCGTGTCGGGCGGCGACGGCATCCACGCCTCCGCCTGGCGCTGTTCCGCGGGGGTCAACGTGCGCGGCGGCTCCACCTACTACTTCGTGACGGCCGGCCATTGCACCGAGGCCATGCCCACCTGGTACACGAGCTCCGCCCTGACCACCGAGATCGGCCCCACCACCGGCACCAGCTTCCCCGGCGACGACTTCGGTGTCGTCCGATACGCCAACCCGGCCGTACCGCATCCCGGCACCATCGGAACCGTAGACGTCACCGGAACCGCGACTGCCTACGTCGGCCAGAGCGTCTGCCGCCGGGGAGCGACCACCGGGGTCCGGTGCGGGACGGTCACCGCGCTGAACGCGACCGTCAACTACGGCGACGGAAGCACCGTCTCCGGGTTAATCCGGACCAACATCTGCGCCGAGCCGGGCGACAGCGGCGGCCCGCTCTACGCCGGCGACAAGGTCCTCGGAATCCTCTCCGGCGGCTCCGGCAACTGCGCCACGGGAGGAACCACCTACTACCAGCCGATCCAGGAAGCGCTGAACGCGTACGGGCTGTCCGTCTACTGA
- a CDS encoding arsenate reductase ArsC, with product MSSPAAPSVLFVCVHNAGRSQMAAAFLTRLGGDGVQVRSAGSAPADAVNPAVVEAMRETGIDISAETPKVLTADAVQSSDVVITMGCGDACPYFPGKRYLDWALDDPAGQGVQAVRPIRDEIERRVRGLLAELGIEETP from the coding sequence ATGAGCTCTCCCGCCGCCCCCTCCGTGCTGTTCGTGTGCGTGCACAACGCCGGCCGGTCCCAGATGGCCGCCGCCTTCCTCACCCGTCTCGGCGGGGACGGCGTCCAGGTCCGCTCCGCCGGTTCCGCGCCCGCCGACGCGGTGAACCCCGCCGTGGTGGAGGCCATGAGGGAGACCGGCATCGACATCTCCGCCGAGACCCCGAAGGTCCTCACCGCCGACGCGGTCCAGTCCTCCGACGTGGTCATCACGATGGGCTGCGGGGACGCCTGCCCGTACTTCCCGGGCAAGCGGTACCTGGACTGGGCGTTGGACGACCCCGCCGGACAGGGCGTCCAGGCCGTCCGGCCGATCCGCGACGAGATCGAACGACGCGTTCGCGGCCTGCTCGCCGAACTCGGCATCGAGGAGACGCCGTGA
- a CDS encoding aquaporin produces the protein MSASVPLARRAAAEAVGTAALVAVVVGSGIQASELTRDIGVQLLANSLATVFGLGVLIALIGPVSGAHFNPVVTLAAWFTGRRTADGPGPREVAAYVPAQIAGAIAGAVLADAMFARPLVHWSTHDRSAGHLWLGEVVATAGLVWLIFGLARVGRAHLGPVAVASYIGAAYWFTSSTSFANPAVTIGRAFTDTFAGIAPVSVAPFLAAQLAGAGLGLVLAAVTFGRPAPTTGDEVVVPHGERQLPSPARPAEESTVSS, from the coding sequence GTGAGCGCCTCGGTCCCTCTCGCGCGGCGGGCCGCTGCCGAGGCCGTCGGCACCGCGGCGCTGGTGGCGGTGGTGGTCGGCTCCGGGATCCAGGCGAGTGAGCTGACCCGCGACATCGGTGTGCAGCTGCTGGCCAACTCCCTGGCGACCGTGTTCGGCCTGGGCGTGCTCATCGCCCTGATCGGTCCGGTTTCCGGGGCGCACTTCAACCCCGTCGTGACCCTCGCCGCCTGGTTCACCGGCCGCCGCACGGCCGACGGTCCCGGCCCGCGGGAGGTGGCGGCGTACGTGCCCGCCCAGATCGCCGGGGCCATCGCCGGCGCGGTCCTGGCGGACGCCATGTTCGCCCGGCCCCTGGTGCACTGGTCGACGCACGACCGGTCCGCCGGACACCTGTGGCTGGGCGAAGTGGTCGCCACCGCGGGACTGGTCTGGCTGATCTTCGGGCTGGCGCGGGTCGGCCGGGCGCATCTGGGACCGGTGGCGGTCGCCTCCTACATCGGCGCCGCCTACTGGTTCACCTCCTCCACCAGCTTCGCCAATCCGGCCGTGACGATCGGCCGGGCCTTCACCGACACCTTCGCCGGCATCGCTCCCGTCTCCGTGGCACCCTTCCTCGCCGCGCAGCTCGCCGGCGCGGGCCTCGGTCTCGTCCTGGCCGCCGTCACCTTCGGCCGCCCCGCGCCCACGACGGGGGACGAGGTCGTCGTCCCGCACGGCGAGCGGCAACTCCCCTCCCCCGCCCGGCCCGCAGAAGAAAGCACCGTGTCCTCATGA
- a CDS encoding metalloregulator ArsR/SmtB family transcription factor — protein MSKQADLPLLGQDEACCAPMVREPLGEADAAELSRMFKALSDPIRLRLLSLIASHEGGEACVCDLTDPFDVSQPTISHHLKVLREAGLVGSERRGTWVYYWVLPEALGRLSALLETPGVPAKASA, from the coding sequence ATGTCGAAACAAGCTGATCTGCCGTTGCTCGGCCAGGACGAGGCATGTTGTGCCCCGATGGTGCGCGAGCCGCTGGGCGAAGCGGACGCGGCCGAGCTGTCGCGGATGTTCAAGGCGCTGTCGGACCCGATCCGGCTGCGACTGCTGTCCCTGATCGCCTCCCACGAGGGCGGCGAGGCGTGCGTGTGCGACCTGACCGACCCCTTCGACGTCTCCCAGCCGACCATCTCCCACCACCTGAAGGTGCTGCGCGAGGCCGGGCTGGTCGGCTCCGAACGGCGGGGGACCTGGGTGTACTACTGGGTGCTCCCCGAGGCGCTGGGCAGGTTGTCCGCCCTCCTCGAGACACCGGGCGTCCCCGCGAAGGCCTCGGCGTGA
- a CDS encoding ArsI/CadI family heavy metal resistance metalloenzyme: MSRVQLALRVADLEGSIAFYSKLFGTEPAKRREGYANFAVTEPPLKLVLIEGESGEETRLDHLGVEVAGTEDVSAATSRLKEAGLATFEENDTSCCYALQDKVWVHGPGKEPWEVYVVKADADTLAKADTSPDACCGTTACCTPEEQALDTAQSPAEAKAAAGCACGS, encoded by the coding sequence ATGTCCCGAGTCCAGCTGGCCCTGCGCGTCGCCGATCTGGAAGGCTCGATCGCCTTCTACTCCAAGCTCTTCGGCACCGAGCCCGCCAAGCGGCGCGAGGGCTACGCCAACTTCGCCGTCACCGAGCCCCCGCTGAAGCTGGTCCTCATCGAGGGCGAGAGCGGCGAGGAGACCCGCCTGGACCACCTCGGTGTCGAGGTCGCCGGCACCGAGGACGTCAGTGCCGCCACGTCCCGGCTGAAGGAGGCGGGCCTGGCCACGTTCGAGGAGAACGACACCTCGTGCTGCTACGCCCTGCAGGACAAGGTGTGGGTGCACGGCCCGGGCAAGGAGCCGTGGGAGGTGTACGTGGTCAAGGCCGACGCCGACACCCTGGCGAAGGCCGACACCTCCCCGGACGCCTGCTGCGGCACCACCGCCTGCTGCACACCCGAGGAGCAGGCCCTCGACACCGCGCAGAGTCCCGCGGAGGCCAAGGCCGCCGCAGGGTGCGCCTGCGGAAGCTGA